Below is a genomic region from Helicoverpa armigera isolate CAAS_96S chromosome 12, ASM3070526v1, whole genome shotgun sequence.
aagccgaccccaacgtagttgggaaaaaggctcggaggatgatgatgatttacgttgtaagtacttaataatgtGATAGATACATACAAGGGGGTATGTATTTTCTGCTGTAAATCACACCATTTGATGTTATTATGTGAATATTatatcattataatataataaaataaatataatgatattgATAATCGAAAATAATGCATGTGCATGCAGAATTATTGCAGGCGCGTAATTAGTAGAAGACAATAGGGACGTGACAGATaagataatgttattttaataaataataaattgtgctCAGAATCAcgtgtaggtacattatatacCCACTTATTGTATTACATCacttacataaaataactaCCAATATATCATATACAAAGCTATTATTTATGTTTGCAATTAATCTGCTAACAGATTTCATGCTTTTATCGTATCCATTTTTAAAGCATAATGTGGCCTTTAATCGGAAAATCCGTCAAATATTACTTAAGCTGTGATTATAATGCTTTGTTGATCGAAATAATAGAGAGATTACATACTGCAATTAGGTATTTGTTcactaacaataaaacaaatcctACTTATCGAGATTTAGCATACATAGAATACACAATAATCTTCCTATGCGGAATCTGAAATCTATAATTCCATCAATTCAATAGGAACGTAACAATGTAGACCTCTTCAAATACGTATTGTATCTTCCATAGATTTACAATCAAACAAGATCAGTTCTTGTacacctatgtatgtagtacCTACGTGGATTATGAATACAAACCATTCTATCCAACTATCAATTATATTGGCTTAACACGTTATCATTGATTTATATTTGCCACTGCAGAGGCCCTCATGGAGTTATGTTTTTTATCCTAATACTTTTTTATCCTTACccataagttttaaataataaatatttttaacactcTCTGAGTTCtgtctgatgacaatacatgactagctaagaaacgaatcggtttttttaaactatatatTTCCTTAATAGTAATAAACAAGCACGACACATCGTCTCCTTTATTCTTGATGGTCGCGCACAACGCCCCGCACGCCAGTAACGATGGAGCGCTTCTGCAGGCTCCGCACGAAACCGTCAGAGAGATGAGATACGTCGAGTCACCGCAGAGAAGGATTTTTGCAGGTAATAATAGTCCCAGATCTTCATCAATTGTTATTAACTACTTTCCACCAGCGTTGATTCGCTGTTTTTAGCATACTCATCAAACTTATTATAACTTAGATAATTTCAATTTCAGCCATGATAAAAAAACTAGATGACAGTGTCGGTGATATAGTTGCAGCTTTATATGCAAAGGGAATTTTAGATAACACTATTATAGCGTTCGTTTCTGACAACGGAGGCATGACAAGCGGCGAGTTCAATAACTTCGCGTCCAATTATCCACTGAGAGGAATTAAAATGTCACCATTCGAGGGCGGTCTAAGGGTTGTCGGGTTATTGTGGAGTGCCAACTTGAACAACACGAGTCATTACTGGGACGGGTACATGCACGTCATAGATTGGTTGCCCACACTTTTGAGTGCTGCTGGTATAGAAACGCCAGCAGACATTGATGGGATCAATCAGTGGGATAGTATCAACTCAAACTCGCCTTCTGAAAGAATTACGATGTACGAAATAGATGACATGGTCGGATATGCTTCGATTATATACGGTGACTACAAGCTCTTGACCGGGGAAGTCATTCAAAATTACTGTACATATCAAGGGTCTAATCTTACTGGCCTCATTGGCAAACCTCCTTGTTATGTCGATGCCATTGTGGACAGCACCATGTATAGAGTACTTGACTTGATTGGTCAGCCTTTTAACATACATGACTTGAGTCTACGAAAAAATACAATAGTACAATGTGACACACCTCCGACTGATCTATGTTTTCCTGGTGTCGGTgagtttcttttaaaacattttattattggtAAGTAAGCATACTTTTcccatcatatttttttgataattgtGTACTATTTTCAGGCAAGGTATGCCTTTACAACATAAGAGAGGATCCCTGTGAAACGACAGAATTATCCGCCTCTTATCCGCACTTAGTATTGAGCATGCAAGCTCTGCTGCAAGCGGAGGTGTCGAAGAGAATTCCTCGAAAGAAGGTGACTTATAGGAATCCATTATCCGCTCCCAGTCGTTTCAACTATACATGGGATACTTGGGTCCAATGACGATTTTCAAAGAAATCTTATATTTCgaataagaatataataatttaaagtaagtcTGTAGAATTACGCAATATGCAGTAGAAAATCCAAAGCGCACTTAAAATTAAGTGACTACTCGTAAGTTCTTTTAGGTTCATATGTAAATAACTGTAGAATATGACTGTAATGTTATACGTATACATAAAGGCTGAAATCTGCTTCTTGAAGTAGTAAAAAGGGTTCTCCtaaaaattttagttttgattttttcCATTGAACAAAGGAACCGTGGTAATGTAATGAATAATTCTCATAGTTGAGCTGCGTAGTGTTCCCGGACAGAgattgttcaaatatttacataccaGTATTACGGGCGGTCTTGCTTGAATTTTGTCCTTACCTTTTTCATTGTCACTGATTGTGTGAGCACGTAGGCACTTGAGATAAAAATCTCTTAAATCTGCGTGTTTATTGTTAGCTTAGGATACCGTGAAAACCGAGCTTAATTAGTGCCAATTTACGCTCGGGTCTATAATCTCTGCAATCTTGTAAGTAAACAAGGAGCAAAAATAAAcactgaaaatgtatttttattattcttttagtGTTAcgtctttttttaaattttcggttagtgttttaaaactatttgaaaaGAAACTGAACatgatactaaaataaaatatttaataaaattctgccCTGAAGATAGTGATACAAACATAGAAAGTACCTACTcacatttatgtaaaaaaagaattggTGAAATCGACAAAGGTCTCGAGTAGATACTAAACATAAAAAACCTAAACAAGTACTAAATATACCATTTAATTAACAACCTCCTTTCTTTTATTtggatttcaaaaaaatatacctacacctAACCTGATTTATTTTAGAGGGTATAGACCATTGACATATAACTATAGGGACAGGAAATGTCACGAAAAAAACGTGCACACCTACTGTCAGTCTGCAGTCGTAACTAAAATGGCTGCCATTACTAGGGTTGTACCGCTACCGGATTCAACaaatatcgatattgtattctAGTTAGAAGTATGTACCTACGAGTCTTACTGGGTGCATAAAAATAACCGAGTATAAATAATCTCTTCGTCATAGAACTAACTATCACATTAACTTCACTGATACTAATAACCTCAACAACATCAACCAAATGGGAGGAGTCATTTCAGTAGGGTGTtacctttgaaaaaaaaaaacaggcaaagtaattatttattatttcaaatagccCTATGAAAGTTCTTTCACGTCAGACTAGTTGCAGGGTGCCAAAGATTCGGTCCTATGAAGAAGAATCCGCAAGAAACGCCATAAGGAGATActctcttaaaaaaaatacaataatttaaaatcgttttcaaGCTATTCATGAGAAAGTTATATAATGCAAATGGAgctaattatgtattaatcgattgtacaaaacaattttagtgctaagaaaaaaatatttatacaattcgAAATCTATACTCGGTAACTAAGTTCTCAAGCAAATATTGCAACTTGCATTCCGATTTGCTCGTCTGTGCGGAAGCACTGccgtgcccgtggtcgccgTAGAAGCAtcatgtgaaaataaaaaggcaaaacatattattttcaataaaatatgtctttaaaatcctgaattttataatacgcctttttaatcaaaatgtttttaactgatgttttgttgaaaataatacaCAACTCTGAGGGCTCAGTGTCTTAGGGACAGTAAGTTCTGATGTTAAAATTTGTAAAAGCAGACTTATTAAGTGGATATTATATCGATACTATTATGACAACTGCACAGCACTATGCCAATATAACATGTTAttgtaaacaacatttatttctaaatataggtttttatacagaaataaaccaaaatataagtactttcaCCATCAATTCATGTTcccgtaacatattttttataaaatctgaattattttatgtagtttctaGCAAAAATAGGTTCCTAACCTGTGTAAAGACAATCCAGCTTGATTTTGGTGCTTCCTAGCACCACACTTCACAATACAACACATAGGCATATTCGTTGattatttcactattgaaaTAGTAAAGTCTTAAAAGTAAACACGAGTGATATtctataaaatagcaaaaataagtcACGAAGAGCACCTATTTGACAGCACAACTACCATGACATATATGGCCAGATATGGCACGCAGAAggatttcaaaagtaaatgtcACCATTTTAcgcaatcacaaaaatattgttgtccCTGTTTTCAAATACACTTATCTGCTTAGAAAGAGTGAGACAGAACTATGTTGCAtagtttgtttcatatttatataactatagATACGTCAATATCAAAACGGCGTCTCCTTataattctaagctcgatggTATAGACAGGTACGtagtatgtattatgtatgctatgtattatgtacctatacatataaatacctacactaaaatataaaattattttgcagCATTCAATGTTGAAAAACCACGATACCTGTAGGTTTTTTTACCAACATATttgtattctgtatttttttcataaacattttctatattaaaaaacaatctttcagatttatttttggttagTAATTTTTAGGGCTTTCGTAGTTTTTATAAAGCTTAAGTGATTAAAAGACTTTCAAGCTTTTATCCAATAGTTTTgccatttatttgattaaaaccgatgtaatttttaaaattaggtacAATGTATGAGTTAAACGTGAAACACATTTAGTTTTCAATCAAAtgggtttatttgtttttattttttattgcaaaaagcaTTGTTATCAAAACACAatgagtattaaataaaaaagtgcatACTTTTTATACTGCTGTAAAATGAAGGGACGTAAAATAAACTATgtagatttaatattaaaaatgattgaATGTCCAACATGAAGCGGTGAAGTAAGGACTGAAGAAGGACACTCGACATTTTTACAACgccgtaaaataaaattattgtgcaTAAATCGAACAAAATCATACTTTGTTCAGTCGTAAAATA
It encodes:
- the LOC110374783 gene encoding arylsulfatase B, whose protein sequence is MVVINVVILLLMIETLSCEANRPNIVFIIADDLGWNDVSFHGSDQTLTPNIDLLAYSGVALGRYYSHAMCTPSRSALLTGKYSYKLGMQGYPLVLSEDRGLPTSITILPEYLKDAGYSTHIVGKWHVGSSREEYLPTKRGFDSHFGHRGGYLDYYEYSYEEDWGKLGRVAGLALFKNQTPAWDVEGYITDVYTEQATSIINKHDTSSPLFLMVAHNAPHASNDGALLQAPHETVREMRYVESPQRRIFAAMIKKLDDSVGDIVAALYAKGILDNTIIAFVSDNGGMTSGEFNNFASNYPLRGIKMSPFEGGLRVVGLLWSANLNNTSHYWDGYMHVIDWLPTLLSAAGIETPADIDGINQWDSINSNSPSERITMYEIDDMVGYASIIYGDYKLLTGEVIQNYCTYQGSNLTGLIGKPPCYVDAIVDSTMYRVLDLIGQPFNIHDLSLRKNTIVQCDTPPTDLCFPGVGKVCLYNIREDPCETTELSASYPHLVLSMQALLQAEVSKRIPRKKVTYRNPLSAPSRFNYTWDTWVQ